catccagaatatacaaagaattctaaaaataagagacgtccatcaaaattattttattttattttttaactttacaatattgtattggttttgccatatatcaacatgaatctgccacaggtatacacgtgttccccatcctgaaccctcccccctcctccctccctgtaccatccctctgggtcgtcccagtgcaccagccccaagcatccagtatcgtgcatcgaacctggactggcgattcgtttcatatatgatattatacatgtttcaatgccattctcccaaatcatcccaccctctccctctcccacagagtccaaaagattgctctatacatcagtgtctcttttgctgtctcatatacagggttattgttaccatctttctaaattccatatatatgcattagtatactgtattggtgtttttctttctggcttacttcactctgtataataggctccagtttcatccacctctttttaaaagtacaaaaaattTGAATAGacttttgtgtgtgcatgctcaattgtgtccgactctctgtgaccccatggactatagctctccaggctcctctgtccatggaattgtccaggcaagaatactggattgggttacctcttcctactctaggggaccttcccaacccagggattaaacccatgtctcctgagtttcctgcattggcaggcagattctttaccactagtgccacctgggaagcccctatacacAACTAGAAGAAATATTAACTAGTACAACCAGTTTGGAAAAGTTTGGTAGTAGTCTAAAACATAAAACCTCATCTGCTCCCAGCTTTCCATCAGTTAAagtttacccaagagaaatgaaagtatatggatatacaaagacagaaacacaaatatttgCAGCAGCTTTGTGATAGCCTCAAACTGcaaataatccaaatgtccatcaaaagatgagtGCATAAATAAGTGATGCTATGTCCATACAACGGACTAGTAACAACAACACAGTaactacaacaaaaaagaatgtgcCTTCACTGCGCATCCTGGGAGAATGCAGGTTTCACATGGCGCCTACATTGATCCGCCTCCAGGAAGAATCTAGCGGCACCTGGCTACGTGGTCTCCTAGCAACCGGAGAAGCCTGGACAACAAACTACTAAAGTGGTGAGTCCCCCTCGAGGCCAGAGGAACCATGGAAGACAAGAAGTGGCTGCTAGGGCCGGGGTTACTGGAACCGATGCCCCTGGGCATGAACTGCAAGCCCTGGTACAAAGACAAGTTACCCTCCAAGTGTTTCGCAAAGCACAAGAAGGCACTCCTGAAATTCCCCACATACCTGGACAGCCGGCAGTGGGTATTTGTGAAAGAGGGGCTGGACGACTTCCGGAAGGGCTGCCCACCTTGTAAAGATCTGATCACTCGAGGACCTAATGAGGGCTTTCTCCCCGTGATTGCTCACAGAGTTCCCCAGCATGCCCCCCCAAAGAAAAAGCTGCCAGCGGAAGCAGAGGTGTTCTCCACGCTTTCATCAGCCCAGCAAGCACGGAAGGCATTCGTGGAGGAAATCGAAGCCCACCTGACCAGGCATCCCTTGGCGCTCTGCCCAAAGCTGAAGGAAGATCTACCTGCAGACCTCTTATTAAAGGTGCTGGAAGTGCTCGATCCTGACAGAAAGCTGGAGGACTTGTGGGCTTACTGTCTGGGtcccaagagaaaaaagaagtacCCCAAAAAGCTTCGTAAAAAATCCCCTGCAATGGTCCAGCTGGAACCTGTCAAGGAGGCTCCCGTGTCACACCCAGCCAATTTATATTATGAAGACGAGAAGTCAAGCAGAAAGGAGTCACTCACTGATTCGTCTTCTAATGTACCAAAAGGAATTCAGAAATTCTGCAAATGGGTTTCTACTTTCGGAGACTTGCGCATTGACGAACAGTTCATCATGAAACTGTGTGAGGTTGGCTGTGACTGCCCACCAACCCACGACAAAGCCCGCATGAAGAAAATATCCCAGGTTTCTTCAAAGGTAAGGTTCGGCATCAGGATAGGTAAAATGGAGGCGAAAAATTTCTCCATGGAGGAACCAAACTGGGAGAGGAAACTCCAGAAACCACACAATCCTTATAAACCTGACTGGGTGAAGATAAGGTATGGTGCATGGTACCTGCAGCCCAAGTTGTGGAAAAAGCTAATAAATGACGAACCTTTGATTGATCCCAAGGCCTTACTTGGAGGTGGGATTTTTGGAAGGAAGTTTCCTGAACAGGACATTCTTGAAGATCTTTATGGAACAATTGCATTTAAAGATTTCATTCTAAGCAAGGGCTACCGGATGCCAGACATCCTTGAGAGGTTATTCACCAGGAAGGGATGGAAATATGATTCTGTTAAGACTCCTATACACAAAGTGATAAAAATCAACTTAATGGGAGAAGAAGATGCACGGGAAGATGCTTAGACATTTTTCTATTTACTACTTAACTtggcttttttctctctcattgtaACACCCATCAGAATTCATGGTGAGTGTCCATCCCACCATGTATGTACAACTTTGATTCTACATCTGTAAATTTAATACCTAATGCTTATCAACAGTTCTCAATGACCTTCTGCTTGggtttatcaatattttatcacttttatCACCTATGAAATCAATATTCACAAATACTCTTCTCACATTTTATAGCATTGTGAATACCACATAGTTGTATCAGTTATTTGTAAAAATCAAACcacaaaaataattactttttaagaGTATGATCTAGTTATGTCAGCTACAAAATGGGatcaatttcaaaataattgtgTTGAGAAAAAGGAGACATGCAGTTCCATTTGTATTAAAATCATAATGAGTTAATTATGACAATTACTCTTAAGTACAACTGGTAGCCAAAATAATGTTAGCCCCATTTAATAATGAAATTGCTATCCCCCTTATTAGGATTGCATCAAGCTCCCAAAACAGATGGAAAACTATCAAAATTATAGGTGAAACTTTGTTATGCTGGTTTGTCATGCCTCTTaattaaatatacttaaaaaaatttaaccatACTCATAAAAAATTCACCAAGAAAAAGTATTTCCATATAACACAGGTACAGAATAGCAGGGAGCTTCAAGTTCTTGGCAAATCTAGTGTGCAAAATACAGTAAGCAAAACTACACACAGCATCATCAAATATCCACACATATTTATTCAAGTAAGAttaatcatttcatttcatgAATAGTGACTAAAAACTCActcatgaatttaaaagaagTCAAGCAACTTCTTTACATTTCCAAAATAACATGTAAAATTGTCTGGGATAGGAAATTGGTAATGAGaaagattggagaaggcagtggcaacccattctgtactcttgcctggaaaatcccatggacaggggagcctggaaggctgcagtccacgtggctgctaggagtcggacacgactgagtgacttcactttcacttttcactttcatgcattggagaaggaaatggcaacccactccagtgttcttgcctggagaatcccagggacgggggagcctggtgggctgccgtctatggggttgcacagagtcagacatgactgaagtgacttagcagcagcagcagtgagaaagATTAGAAGCACAGATCTGCAGTGCAATTCTATTTCTGGTAATGAAGGaattcatctgtaaatggaagTATGTGCATATACTTTACCCTCGTGAGAAGGGAACAGAGCCATCAggttgtcagtcagtcagttcagtcgctcagtcatgtccaactctttgcgaccccatgaaccacagcacaccaggcctccctgtccatcaccaactcccagagtccacccaaacccatgtccatcgagtcagtgatgccatccaaccatctcatcctctgtcatccccttctcctcctgccctcaatctttcccagcatcagggtcttttccaatgagtcagctcttcgcatcaggtggccaaagtattggagtttcagcttcaacatcagtccttccaatgaatacccaggactgatgtgAGAAGGGAACAGAGCCATCAGGTTGTAATGTTCACCAATGTCCTCACTGCAATCAACTACTCCCTTTTCACTCCTCCATCTTCAGTGAGGTTACTTAGTATCTGAATTACTGACTTACTCCCTTTAACTACTCTCAAAGTTCTTGATTCAAATATTCACAAAGACTATCCATTCACATCCTGGCACTGGATCTCACTACCTCCATTCATCTTGTCCTTATCTCACTACAGACAGTAGGTAAGATGATCCCTACAGTCAGACTCTAGCCTTTGTTTCTGGCAATATTTATACCAATTCCAAATCTCAACTTCAGTTATCCCACCTTCCAATCCCTACTTTTTACCTTGTGGATAAGGCCCTTTTAATATTCCCAAACATCCAATTCTTCTACTCCAACATGTTATAACAATCCAATGACCCTCACCACCTTTTCAGCATTAATTGTGCCTTACTTCAGTTCCTTACCTTCCCAGCTTAGGCTCCACTGACTACTATTATCCCTTCTTTGAGTATACTTTTAACTCCCTTGACTCTTATAGTCCTCTGATAAAACCCCAATCCTGGTTAAATCTTAATCTCTGCCATTCTTGTACCTGCACCCAAATGGTTATACATGGCTAGAGAAAATCACATACCACAGGGACTGGTTACATATGGCATGAATCTTAAATGTGCCTTCAACACTAGCTGAAATTCTGCTCCATTTATTTCCCTC
This genomic interval from Bos indicus x Bos taurus breed Angus x Brahman F1 hybrid chromosome X, Bos_hybrid_MaternalHap_v2.0, whole genome shotgun sequence contains the following:
- the LOC113888022 gene encoding protein FAM47E-like, which codes for MEDKKWLLGPGLLEPMPLGMNCKPWYKDKLPSKCFAKHKKALLKFPTYLDSRQWVFVKEGLDDFRKGCPPCKDLITRGPNEGFLPVIAHRVPQHAPPKKKLPAEAEVFSTLSSAQQARKAFVEEIEAHLTRHPLALCPKLKEDLPADLLLKVLEVLDPDRKLEDLWAYCLGPKRKKKYPKKLRKKSPAMVQLEPVKEAPVSHPANLYYEDEKSSRKESLTDSSSNVPKGIQKFCKWVSTFGDLRIDEQFIMKLCEVGCDCPPTHDKARMKKISQVSSKVRFGIRIGKMEAKNFSMEEPNWERKLQKPHNPYKPDWVKIRYGAWYLQPKLWKKLINDEPLIDPKALLGGGIFGRKFPEQDILEDLYGTIAFKDFILSKGYRMPDILERLFTRKGWKYDSVKTPIHKVIKINLMGEEDAREDA